A stretch of Haemophilus influenzae DNA encodes these proteins:
- a CDS encoding amidohydrolase family protein: protein MKSHVRSFKTYIRDEIIKKGGWVNAHAHADRAFTMTPEKIGIYHSSNLQQKWDLVDEVKRTSSVDDYYARFCQSIELMISQGVTAFGTFVDIDPICEDRAIIAAHKAREVYKHDIILKFANQTLKGVIEPTARKWFDIGAEMVDMIGGLPYRDELDYGRGLEAMDILLDKAKSLGIMCHVHVDQFNNPSEKETEQLCDKTIEHGMEGRVVGIHGISIGSHSKEYRYKLYEKMRKAKMMMIACPMAWIDSNRKEDLMPFHNALTPADEMIPEGITVALGTDNICDYMVPLCEGDLWQELSLLAAGCRFPHLDEMVNIASINGRKVLGLELI, encoded by the coding sequence ATGCTCATGCTGACCGCGCTTTTACGATGACGCCAGAGAAAATTGGGATTTATCATAGTAGTAATTTGCAACAAAAATGGGATTTAGTGGATGAAGTAAAACGCACTTCCAGTGTTGATGATTATTACGCACGTTTTTGCCAATCTATTGAATTAATGATATCCCAAGGTGTAACCGCATTTGGTACTTTTGTCGATATAGACCCAATTTGTGAAGATCGTGCAATTATTGCCGCACACAAAGCCCGCGAAGTGTATAAACATGACATTATTTTAAAATTTGCCAATCAAACTTTAAAAGGGGTAATAGAACCCACTGCGCGTAAATGGTTTGATATTGGTGCAGAAATGGTAGATATGATTGGCGGCTTACCATATCGTGATGAATTGGATTATGGACGTGGCTTAGAAGCGATGGATATCTTGTTAGATAAGGCCAAATCTCTTGGAATTATGTGTCATGTACATGTAGACCAATTCAACAATCCAAGTGAAAAAGAAACCGAGCAACTTTGCGACAAAACCATTGAACACGGAATGGAGGGGCGAGTTGTAGGTATCCATGGTATTTCCATTGGCTCACATTCAAAAGAATATCGCTACAAACTTTACGAAAAAATGCGTAAAGCCAAAATGATGATGATAGCCTGTCCTATGGCATGGATTGACAGTAATCGCAAAGAAGATCTTATGCCATTCCATAATGCACTCACGCCAGCAGATGAAATGATTCCCGAAGGTATCACTGTTGCCCTAGGCACAGATAATATTTGTGATTACATGGTTCCTCTATGTGAAGGCGATTTATGGCAAGAATTAAGCCTATTAGCTGCGGGTTGCCGTTTCCCTCACTTAGATGAAATGGTCAATATCGCAAGTATTAACGGTCGTAAAGTGTTAGGACTAGAGCTAATTTAG
- a CDS encoding YihD family protein codes for MKCKRLNEVLELLQFYWSKDSDLSLMEILQKIANESGFQKPLNELTDEVIIYQLKMDGTDKYEPIPGLKKDYEEDFKTALLRARGIIK; via the coding sequence ATGAAATGTAAGCGTTTAAATGAAGTTTTGGAACTTTTACAGTTTTATTGGTCTAAAGACTCGGATTTGAGTTTAATGGAAATTTTGCAAAAAATTGCCAATGAATCAGGTTTCCAAAAACCATTAAATGAATTAACTGATGAAGTGATTATTTATCAGTTAAAAATGGATGGTACAGATAAATATGAGCCAATTCCTGGTCTCAAAAAAGATTACGAAGAAGATTTTAAAACCGCATTGCTCCGTGCTCGCGGTATCATTAAATAA
- the mobA gene encoding molybdenum cofactor guanylyltransferase MobA, whose translation MTITISAVILAGGKARRIGGQDKGLQILGKQSLIEHVINRLQPQIHQISINTNRNQTEYAKFGFPVFSDELPDFQGPLSGMLTALEKKKSDFILFTPCDTPFFPMNLLDKLKSAVKNDRTLIAYACDEEREHPVFCLMSVQLKEKLRHYLASGERRLLQFMKENGGISVKFTQEEGNFENFNTLDDLKKTVI comes from the coding sequence ATGACAATTACAATAAGTGCGGTAATTTTGGCAGGTGGCAAAGCACGCAGAATAGGCGGGCAAGATAAAGGATTACAGATTTTAGGTAAACAATCTTTAATTGAACATGTTATTAATCGCTTACAACCACAAATTCATCAGATTTCAATTAACACTAACCGAAATCAAACAGAATATGCAAAATTTGGCTTTCCTGTTTTCTCCGATGAACTGCCCGATTTTCAAGGGCCATTAAGTGGCATGCTAACAGCTCTAGAAAAGAAAAAAAGTGACTTTATCCTTTTTACACCTTGTGATACGCCTTTTTTTCCTATGAATCTTTTAGATAAACTCAAAAGTGCGGTTAAAAATGACCGCACTTTAATTGCGTATGCTTGCGATGAAGAACGTGAACATCCCGTTTTTTGTTTAATGTCCGTTCAGCTAAAGGAAAAATTGCGACACTATTTAGCATCGGGTGAACGACGCCTTTTACAATTTATGAAAGAAAATGGCGGGATTTCAGTAAAATTCACGCAAGAAGAAGGTAACTTCGAGAATTTTAATACGCTAGATGATTTAAAGAAAACAGTCATCTAA